In Vibrio neptunius, the following are encoded in one genomic region:
- a CDS encoding 4a-hydroxytetrahydrobiopterin dehydratase — protein sequence MLNELRCEACSSDAIALTKEEQRLLLTELNEWQLIERDGIPQLEKAYKFKNFKLAWAFADQIAQLAEDEFHHPSILLEWGKVTVTWWSHSIKGLHRNDFICAAKCDQLSN from the coding sequence ATGCTTAATGAATTACGATGTGAAGCGTGCAGCAGTGACGCGATTGCATTGACTAAAGAAGAACAAAGATTATTGCTTACTGAGCTCAATGAGTGGCAGTTGATAGAACGTGACGGAATTCCCCAACTTGAAAAAGCGTATAAGTTTAAGAACTTTAAGTTGGCATGGGCTTTTGCAGACCAAATTGCACAACTGGCGGAGGATGAGTTTCACCATCCTTCAATCCTTTTGGAGTGGGGTAAAGTGACGGTCACTTGGTGGAGCCACTCTATCAAAGGTCTTCATCGAAATGATTTCATCTGCGCCGCAAAGTGCGACCAACTGAGCAATTGA